ACCGATTAGTATCGAGTATGATTCTGAAACTCGCATACCGCTTCTGCTTCCGTTGGTTCCACCCGGCTGCGACGGAACAATCGAGATTGAACTGATGGTACCCGGGGCCACTCTCGCTCAGGGTTTCGATCTTTCCGTTTGGTTAAATCGTCCTCTCTTCAATCCCTTGCCAATTATACTACTAGATCCCCGCCAAGCTGAGGGTTCTTCTCGGATTCCGCACGTCCCTGTACTCGGCGGCCCCTGGTGGTCGAGCGATTGGTATCAATGCATAGTTGACTTAGGCACCGCTCTCATAAAGTTTCCGCCTGGCTGGGATTGCCTTTATTCCTGGGGGAATATGTTCGTAATGTACGAGCTAGAGAGATATCGAGCCCGGATAGGTGCGCCGCAGGAGCCGCAGAGCCTGATACAGGCTTTCACTGACATGCTTGCCGAGTGCTGTGATGAGTTCTCGCCTGGAAACCCACGTTGCGCAAAGCTGGAACTCTACAATGACTTGAAAAATCTCGTGCTTGCCGTGAAACCAGGATCACCATGTGAAAAGACTTTCAGCAAGTGGTACAAAGCCCTTCTACATATCCTTTTTGCCAGTTCGGTGACCCCCGAGGACAAGTGTGGCCTTGCGGGTTACGATCCAGACGACACGCCCCCGGGACAGCTACGGCGGTTCGTCCCTACTACCGACGCACTTACCTACCGCATTGACTTCTGGAACAAGGAAGACGCGACTGCCCCCGCGCAGGAAGTGTTCGTGCTCGACACACTGTCCACCGGTTTCGTCGATTCCACTTTTGCCTTCAACGAATTCGGCTTTCTGCGTTGGACTATCCCCTTGGAGGGCGGTCAGTACTTCAATATCAACGTTGACATGCGTCCGGACAAGAATTCAATCGTAAGTGTGGAGGGCAGGTATAACCAAAGTGCAAGGGAAGTGAGTTGGACCTTCCGGTCTCTTGATCCAGCAACTGGCGAACCTCCCGAAGATCCAATGGAGGGATTCATGCCGCCCATGACAGACAGCGGTTATGAGATTGGTTGGGTCGATTTCACCGTAAAACCGCGGACAGATTTGCCCAGCGGAACGAGAATTGCAAATCAGGCCTTTGTGAATTTCGATGGTGTGGGTCCGTGGAATCCTGCACCGAAGGACGGCCCTTATATCAACACCGTGGACGTGCTCGCACCTACAAGCCACGCAAAAGCACTAGGCGCTACGCAGCCTCAGACTTCCTTCAATGTTTGCATCTCAGGCCAGGACGAGGAACACGGTTCTGGAATTGCCCGGTATTTGATATACGTCTCTGACAACGGAGCAGAGCCTGAGTTGTGGCTTGCTACACAGGATAGTACTGTTACTTACAGGGGTGAGAGCGGACACACCTACAGATTTAAGAGCGTCGCCGAAGACAATGTCGGAAATAGAGAATTGCCCCATCTGGATTACGACGCCGTCACCACAGTCAATATAGTTCCCGTGATGGCAGTCTCGCCTAGCCCCTTTGTCCCGGCTCGTGGGCATACAAATATGACCTTCTTTGGAGAAAAAGTGCGTGGCTCGGAGATCAAGATATTCAACAAGGCCGGAGAACACATTAAGACACTTGAGGTGTCTGCAGGACAAGAAACGATAATCTGGGACGGTAAGAGTGAGGATGGAAAAGACGTTGCCAGCGGTGTCTATGTGTGGGTGCTCCGGACTCCCTCGGGGGAGGAGCACAGAGGCAAGTTTGCAATTATCAGATAATCTAGTATGTGACATGGAGGCTGTATGAGCAAGGCGAGCGGAGCATGTTTGGTCTTGGCGTTCGTCCTAGGGGTCTCATTGTGGGGAAATGCCTATGCTATTGGTGAGGCGGGTGCGCAGTTTCTTAAGATGGGTGTGGGTGCAAGGGCATGCGCAATGGGGGAGGCATACGTCGCGATAGCAGATGATGCAACTGCCATTTACTGGAATACCGCTGGACTTGCAGAGATCCAGTCTCCGCAGATAACGGCTATGCAGAACTTCTGGCTAGCTGACATGAGCTATCAGTACCTTGGTTTGGTGTGTCCCTCACGTCTCGGCAGTCTCGGAATCTCTGCGGCCTACTCTTCCTCCGGCGAGATTCCCAAGTACGAGAACTTTCAACGTGAGGGAGAATATTCTGCGTATGATGCCGCTGGAACTATCGCATATGCCAGAAGACTAATGGGATCCGCTTCGTATGGAGTGAGTGTCAAATTCATCCAGGAGAAGATTGAAGAGGAAAGCGCCAGGGGCTTTGGGGTCGACGTCGGCCTTCTTTGCGCACCTGGTATCCTTCATGGCCTTAAGCTTGGGGTTGCTGTCAACAATATGGGACCTGGCATAAAGTTCATAGAGAAGGCAGACCCCTTGCCCTTGAGCGTAAGGGTTGGCGCAGCATACAAAACGGGGCCCTTGCTGCTGGCGGGCGATTTAGGCAAGCCAAGGGACAACGATGCTTACTTATGCGTGGGAGGGGAACTTGGAATTCGAGACATCCTGGCGTTAAGAGCGGGATATAATTCAGCTAATTCCTATTCAGCCGGCATCGGTTTGAAGTGGCGGAGAGTGTCAGTTGATTACGCCTACGTTCCGTACGAGTACCTCGGCGATAC
This sequence is a window from Candidatus Eisenbacteria bacterium. Protein-coding genes within it:
- a CDS encoding PorV/PorQ family protein, with the translated sequence MSKASGACLVLAFVLGVSLWGNAYAIGEAGAQFLKMGVGARACAMGEAYVAIADDATAIYWNTAGLAEIQSPQITAMQNFWLADMSYQYLGLVCPSRLGSLGISAAYSSSGEIPKYENFQREGEYSAYDAAGTIAYARRLMGSASYGVSVKFIQEKIEEESARGFGVDVGLLCAPGILHGLKLGVAVNNMGPGIKFIEKADPLPLSVRVGAAYKTGPLLLAGDLGKPRDNDAYLCVGGELGIRDILALRAGYNSANSYSAGIGLKWRRVSVDYAYVPYEYLGDTHRFSAGVRF